In Zonotrichia leucophrys gambelii isolate GWCS_2022_RI unplaced genomic scaffold, RI_Zleu_2.0 Scaffold_425_43725, whole genome shotgun sequence, one genomic interval encodes:
- the LOC135441684 gene encoding olfactory receptor 14A16-like: MFFFLLNLALSDLGSICTTVPKAMHNSLWHTRDISYSGCAAQLFLVFFFITADFSLLTIMCYHRYVSICKPLHYGTLLGSRACARMAAAAWASGFLNALLQTANTFSLPLCHGNALGQFFCEVPQILKLSCSHSTFRKIWISLFVTCLAFGCFVFIVFSYVQIFRAVLRIPSEQGRHKAFSTCLPHLTVVSLFLSTGFFAYLKPSSISFPSLDLSLSVLYSVVPPALNPLIYSLRNQELKAAVWKLMTGWFQKLSTAGQFLPIT, translated from the coding sequence atgttcttcttcctgctcaacctggccctcagcgacctgggctccatctgcaccactgtccccaaagccatgcacaattctcTCTGgcacaccagggacatctcctactcaggatgtgctgcacagctatTTCTAGTTTTCTTCTTTATCACAGCagatttttccctcctgaccatcatgtgctaccaccgctacgtgtccatctgcaaacccctgcactacgggaccctcctgggcagcagagcttgtgcccgcatggcagcagctgcctgggccagtggctttCTCAATGCGCTACTGCaaacagccaatacattttccctgcccctgtgccatggcaatgccctgggccaatTTTTCTGTGAGGTgccccagatcctcaagctctcctgctcacactccacattcagaaaaatttggatttcattGTTTGTTACCTGTTTagcttttggttgttttgtgttcatagttttctcctatgtgcagatcttcagggctgtgctgaggatcccctctgagcaaggacggcacaaagccttttccacctgcctccctcacctgaccgtggtctccctgttcctcagcactggcttttttgcctacctgaagccctCCTCCATATCCTTCCCATCTCTGGATCTgtccctgtcagttctgtactcggtggttcctccagccctgaaccctctcatctacagcctgaggaaccaggagctcaaggctgcagtgtggaaactgatgactggatggtttCAGAAGCTTTCAACTGCTGGCCAGTTTCTGccaatcactt